Sequence from the Herbaspirillum sp. meg3 genome:
CGAGCTGGCGCACATGCGGCTCGGTTTTGGCGTCGGCATGGATGACGTCTATATGGTCTTGCGCAGTCTCTCCTCGATGCGTCTGCGCTTCGATGCGCATGATGCCGCCGCGCGTCGTGTCGCAAGCTGGCTTAAACAGCGCCCTGAAATCAGCAAGGTCTTGCATCCGGCGTTGCCGGATTGCCCGGGGCACGATATCTGGTTACGTGATTTCTCTGGAGCAGGGGGCTTATTTTCTGTGACGTTTGATCCGCGCTTCAGTGAAGAGCAGATTGATCGCTTCGTCGATGGCCTGCGTCTGTTCAAGATCGGCTTCAGCTGGGGTGGCGCGCATAGCTTATGTGTGCCGTATCGCATGCAGACCATGCGTAAAACCTGGACAGAGCAGGGTGGGTTGGTTCGCTTTAATATTGGCCTGGAAACAGTGGAAGATTTGATTGCGGATATCGAGCAAAGCCTGAAGAAGATGGCTGCGTAGTCATCTGAAGTCGTCCGTGCGAGCGCGATTGGTTGAAAAGGCGGCAATTTGCAGCTTTACCGAAAGCTGCCAAGCCTCAGGAATCCGTAATAAATTGTAAAATTCAACTATTCTTCGTGCTTTTCTTGTTACAAGCCTGTTACATGGAGTGTTATTCGCGGTTCTTGTAGTCGCTTACGGACAACAAAGTAGGAAAACACGCCGATTTTTAAATGTAAAAAATATTAGTATAAATTCAATTTTCACTCTAATTTCTTTGCGGAAATTTTTTTTGTGGTCGCAGTGCCGATCAAGCTAAGAGCTAATGCCAGCATAGGTTTTGGAAAAAATTCTTGATTTTCTAAAAATTTTTGCGGTGTTTTTGTAGGACAAAGTCTTACTTGTCGCGTAGGTCGTTGCCGACGAAAAATACCGACAATCACTAATTTCCTGCCTTTCCTCGCCCCCTCAGAATCAGCCTTACCGGTAAGAAAAAGTAACCGGTTGTAAATTGATTTTGAGCGGGGGTGCAAATGAATACCAATGACATGATGGCTGAAATTCGGGATGCAAATCTGAGTTATTTGATGTTGGCTCAGCAAATGATTCGTTCTGACAAAGCTACAGCCATATTCCGTCTTGGTATCAGCGATGAGATCGCCGATATGATCCAAGGCTTGAGCAATGCTCAAATCCTCAAGCTCGCGGGCACCAACATGATGTTGACTCGCTTTCGTTTCGACGACGGTGCGATCCTCGGTATGCTGACCAACTACAACAAAGATAAAGGGCTGGCGCAATCTCACGCCGCCATTCTCATGGCTTGTCAGCCAGTCGAACAAATTTCCTGACGCAATCCGCATTCTTCGTGGTATGTTGGGGTTGTGCAGTCAACCCCGGAGAGTGGCTCGGCGTTGATTGTTCGAAGTCGAGTTAGTAGGTTGATCAGGTTGTATTAAAAAAATATCGGGGGTTGTTCATGGCTAAGAAGAGCGTGATAACAGAGGCGCAAGAGATTCAATTGGCGATTGAGCTGATCAATCTTGGTGCGCGTCTTCAATTGCTGGAGTCTGAAACCTCCTTGTCGCGTGAGCGTCTTCTCAAGCTCTACAAAGAGCTGAAGGGTGTGTCGCCACCAAAGGGTATGTTGCCTTTTTCGACGGACTGGTTCATCACCTGGCAGCCGAACATTCATTCCTCCTTGTTTATCAATATCCATAAGTACCTTGTCGGGTACGCCAAGATTTCCGGCATCGAAGCAGTGATGAAAGCCTATAAGCTCTACCTTGAGCAGGCCGGCCAAGTTGCTGAAGGCGATGAATCCGTATTGTCGCTGACACGTGCATGGACACTGGTGCGCTTCTTTGAAAGCAAGATGCTGACGACCACGCCTTGCAGCAAATGCGGCGGTCATTTTGTTGTGCATCGTCTGGACTTGCATCAGGATTATCTGTGCGGGCTGTGCCACATGCCTTCACGTGCAGGCAAGACCAAGAAGGCCAAAGACGCGATTGCCGCTCCGATGGTTGAGGCATTGCCGATGGTGGCTGCTGTCGCCTGAGCCTAAATTCTGGTTTCATCGTCGTAAAATAGTCGGCTTTAATGTGAGGGCTTGGAGGCCGATATGGAGTCGGGGCAGCGCAGATCTCTGCTGCAGGCGCCCGCTGTACAAGCTTTAATCGTTTTATGCGTAGCCCTGGTGCTGGCGCTTCTGATCGGTCAGGTCAGTAAGCACACCTTTGGCATTGACGTCACTCCCATTCCTTTTGCTTTTTTGCACGGTGCGTTGGCGGCTGGTATTGCTTACGTCCGTCGCATGGCGTCCTGGTGGATGCCGATTCTCTTGTTTTTCCCGCCTGCAGCGGTATTGGTTAATTCGCTGCAGCTACCTCCCGCGCTCTTCCTCGCCATTTTCCTGTTTCTGTTGTTGTTGTTCTGGTCGACATTTCGTAGCCAGGTACCGTTCTATCCGTCCGGGCGTCCGGTGTGGGATGCGGTGGCAGAGCTATTGCCGGTGGATCGGCCTCTTAAGGTCATCGATATCGGTAGCGGTCTGGGTGGGGCGGTATTGTATTTGTCGCGCGTCAGGCAGAACAGCCGTTTTGTCGGGATTGAACTGGCGCCCCTGCCTTGGCTGGTCAGTCATGTGCGGGCTTTGCTGACAGGCAGTCGTGGCAGTTTTATCCGCGGTGACTATACCTTGCTGGATTTTGCGGACTACGACGTAATTTTTGCGTACCTGTCGCCAGCAGCAATGACGGCATTATGGAACAAGGCGAAGGTGGAAATGCGTTCGGGCACGTTATTGCTGAGCTATGAATTCATCATCGAGGGAGTCAAGCCGAGTATCGCCGTACAGCCGAAGGAAAAGGGCCCGGTTTTATATGGTTGGTATATGTGAAACAAAAAAGAGCTGTGTTACATTCAACTCACGTTATCAAGTTTTTATCTTTGGTGTCGTAATTGAAAATGAAAGCCCTCTTTCGGTCATGTATTCCATCATTTGCTTGAGAAGATTGCATGTAACCTGATAGCAGGTAAAAAACACTGAACGCCACTGGGACGGGAGTAGGCACTTGTTAGTCATAATTGGATATGTGATCGTCATGGCGTCCGTCTTCGGCGGATTTGCAATGGCCGGGGGGCATCTAGGGGCACTCTTTCAACCAATCGAACTGCTGATGATCGGCGGCGCGGCGGGTGGTGCTTTTCTTGTCGGTAACAACAACAAGGCCATCAAGGCGACGCTCAAGGCGCTGCCGACGGTCTTCAAGGGGTCGACTTACACCAAAGCTCTGTACATGGAGCTGATGTCGCTGATGTTCGAAATTCTGACCAAGTCGCGTAAAGAGGGCTTGATGTCAATCGAAGGCGATATCGAAGAACCGGAAGCCAGCCCGATTTTCAGCAAATATCCGGGCGTTCTGGCAGATCACCATCTGATCGAATTCATGACCGACTATCTGCGTTTGATGGTGTCGGGGAACATGGATGCGTTTCAGATCGAGAATCTGATGGACAACGAAATCGAGACCCATCATCACGAAGGCGAAATTCCAGCTCATTGTATTGCCAAGCTCGGCGACGGTATGCCGGCGTTCGGTATTGTGGCGGCGGTGATGGGCGTGGTGCACACGATGGAATCGGTGGGTATTCCACCGTCCGAACTGGGTATGCTGATCGCCCATGCGCTGGTCGGTACCTTCCTCGGTATTCTGCTTGCATACGGCTTTGTGGGTCCATTGTCGAGCTTGCTGGAGCAAAAACTCCATGAGTCGACCAAGATCTATCAATGCGTCAAAGTTACATTGCTCGCCAGCTTGAATGGGTATGCTCCTGCCTTGTCGATCGAATTCGGTCGTAAGGTCCTGTTCTCGACAGAACGTCCTTCCTTCCTTGAGTTGGAAGAGCACGTCAAACAGGCAAAAGGCAAGTAATCCGACATGACCCGTAATCAGCAGGAGTAAGGCATGGCCGACGAAGGGCTACGTCCCATTATTGTTAAACGCATCAAGAAGGGCGGCGGCGGTCATCACGGCGGCGCCTGGAAGATCGCCTACGCCGACTTCGTGACGGCGATGATGGCGTTCTTCCTGCTGATGTGGCTGCTTGGCTCGACCGCGAAGGGTGACCTCAACGGTATTGCCGAATATTTCAAAACTCCCCTGAAAGTAGCGATGGCCGGTGGCTCAGGCAGCGGTGACGCCAATACGGTGTTACCCGGCGGCGGTAAGGATCTGACGCGTCAGGAAGGTCAATTGCGCAAGGGCGAAAATGAAGTCGTCAACAAGCGCAGCGTACGCGCTGCTCAGGCCGAACTCGAAAAAGCAGAGCGCCAGCGTCTGGATGAGTTGAAGAAGCGTATCGAAACCGCCATCGACAGCAGCCCGACACTGAAGCAATTCAAGAATCAATTGTTGATCGACATTACCTCTGAGGGTTTGCGTATCCAGATCGTGGACGAAAAGAACCGTCCGATGTTTGCCCTGGCCAGTGCGCAACTGCAACCGTACACCCGTGAAATCTTGCGTGAGATCGGCAAAACGCTAAACGACGTGCCCAACAAGATCAGTCTCTCCGGGCATACTGATGCCACGCCGTATTCCAGTGGTGAAAAGGGATACAGCAACTGGGAGTTGTCCGCCGACCGCGCCAATGCATCGCGTCGCGAACTGATTTCCGGCGGGATGGATGAATCCAAGGTGCTGCGCGTAGTGGGGTTGTCTTCTGCGGTGCTGTTGGATAAGGAAGATCCTTTCAATCCGATCAACCGCCGCATCAGCATCATCGTCATGAACAAGAAGGCTGAAGAGTTGGTACAAAATGGTGGATCGTCATCTCTGGATGTAACGTCTGATTCGGACGTGAAAGATGGTCTCAGCGAACAGCCCGTCAAGAATTAACTGGAC
This genomic interval carries:
- the flhD gene encoding flagellar transcriptional regulator FlhD, with the protein product MNTNDMMAEIRDANLSYLMLAQQMIRSDKATAIFRLGISDEIADMIQGLSNAQILKLAGTNMMLTRFRFDDGAILGMLTNYNKDKGLAQSHAAILMACQPVEQIS
- the flhC gene encoding flagellar transcriptional regulator FlhC; translation: MAKKSVITEAQEIQLAIELINLGARLQLLESETSLSRERLLKLYKELKGVSPPKGMLPFSTDWFITWQPNIHSSLFINIHKYLVGYAKISGIEAVMKAYKLYLEQAGQVAEGDESVLSLTRAWTLVRFFESKMLTTTPCSKCGGHFVVHRLDLHQDYLCGLCHMPSRAGKTKKAKDAIAAPMVEALPMVAAVA
- a CDS encoding class I SAM-dependent methyltransferase gives rise to the protein MESGQRRSLLQAPAVQALIVLCVALVLALLIGQVSKHTFGIDVTPIPFAFLHGALAAGIAYVRRMASWWMPILLFFPPAAVLVNSLQLPPALFLAIFLFLLLLFWSTFRSQVPFYPSGRPVWDAVAELLPVDRPLKVIDIGSGLGGAVLYLSRVRQNSRFVGIELAPLPWLVSHVRALLTGSRGSFIRGDYTLLDFADYDVIFAYLSPAAMTALWNKAKVEMRSGTLLLSYEFIIEGVKPSIAVQPKEKGPVLYGWYM
- the motA gene encoding flagellar motor stator protein MotA: MLVIIGYVIVMASVFGGFAMAGGHLGALFQPIELLMIGGAAGGAFLVGNNNKAIKATLKALPTVFKGSTYTKALYMELMSLMFEILTKSRKEGLMSIEGDIEEPEASPIFSKYPGVLADHHLIEFMTDYLRLMVSGNMDAFQIENLMDNEIETHHHEGEIPAHCIAKLGDGMPAFGIVAAVMGVVHTMESVGIPPSELGMLIAHALVGTFLGILLAYGFVGPLSSLLEQKLHESTKIYQCVKVTLLASLNGYAPALSIEFGRKVLFSTERPSFLELEEHVKQAKGK
- the motB gene encoding flagellar motor protein MotB — protein: MADEGLRPIIVKRIKKGGGGHHGGAWKIAYADFVTAMMAFFLLMWLLGSTAKGDLNGIAEYFKTPLKVAMAGGSGSGDANTVLPGGGKDLTRQEGQLRKGENEVVNKRSVRAAQAELEKAERQRLDELKKRIETAIDSSPTLKQFKNQLLIDITSEGLRIQIVDEKNRPMFALASAQLQPYTREILREIGKTLNDVPNKISLSGHTDATPYSSGEKGYSNWELSADRANASRRELISGGMDESKVLRVVGLSSAVLLDKEDPFNPINRRISIIVMNKKAEELVQNGGSSSLDVTSDSDVKDGLSEQPVKN